From a single Methylosinus sp. H3A genomic region:
- a CDS encoding DUF6492 family protein, with protein sequence MERPIALITPTHRADRERFALLCESVDQRLSGYERHYVIVNDDDMELFAQYAGPRRVILPCSRFLPRWLRPAPRILLRNGRRVWWSFRSRPVHGWHIQQMLKIAAVLQLPEQRFCIVDSDNVIIRRFDIGAYAGGARSPLYVARGAISADAPLHSKWIANSDRLLGLPPSSFPADDYIGNLIVWDKDAVRAMTRAIAEATGVDWFLALCRTRAFSEYLLYGQFVRHSPRLMAAHEIVPQSLAVAYWDEAPLDHAGLATLLDAASTSKIALCVESFSHTPVQAIREAAGLAVPATASPFAPRLAGGAAA encoded by the coding sequence ATGGAACGACCGATCGCGCTCATCACGCCCACTCATCGCGCCGACCGCGAGCGCTTCGCGCTGCTCTGCGAGAGCGTCGACCAACGTCTGTCCGGCTATGAGCGGCACTATGTCATCGTCAATGACGACGATATGGAGCTGTTCGCGCAATATGCCGGCCCGCGCCGCGTCATCCTGCCCTGCTCGCGTTTTCTTCCGCGCTGGCTGCGGCCGGCGCCGCGCATCCTGCTGCGCAACGGACGGCGCGTGTGGTGGTCGTTCCGCTCGCGGCCGGTGCATGGCTGGCACATTCAGCAGATGCTGAAGATCGCCGCCGTGCTGCAATTGCCGGAGCAGCGTTTCTGCATCGTCGATTCGGACAATGTGATCATCCGCCGCTTCGACATCGGCGCCTATGCCGGCGGCGCGCGCTCGCCGCTCTATGTCGCGCGCGGGGCGATCTCCGCCGATGCGCCGCTGCATTCCAAATGGATCGCCAATAGCGACCGCCTGCTGGGCCTGCCGCCGAGCAGCTTCCCGGCCGATGATTACATCGGCAATCTCATCGTCTGGGACAAGGACGCCGTGCGCGCCATGACGCGGGCGATAGCGGAGGCGACCGGGGTCGACTGGTTCCTGGCCCTGTGCCGCACGCGCGCCTTTTCGGAATATCTGCTCTATGGCCAGTTCGTGCGCCATTCGCCGCGGCTGATGGCGGCGCATGAGATCGTTCCGCAGAGCCTCGCCGTCGCCTATTGGGACGAGGCCCCGCTCGATCACGCCGGCCTCGCCACTCTGCTCGACGCCGCCTCGACCTCCAAGATCGCGCTCTGCGTCGAATCCTTCTCGCACACGCCGGTGCAGGCCATTCGCGAAGCGGCGGGCCTCGCCGTCCCCGCGACCGCCTCGCCCTTCGCGCCTCGGCTCGCCGGCGGCGCCGCCGCCTGA
- a CDS encoding Hsp70 family protein: MSLACGIDFGTSNSSVGFMADGEPTLVPLEGESVAMPSAIFYPAYGGSLSFGRAAVGLYIDRENGRLFRAIKSILGGSLIHETTAAGGRRVAFTAILGRFLHHLKEKTELRAGRSVESAVLGRPVFFVDDNEAADRVAQDQLAAAAHAQGFKNVLFQYEPIAAALDYERRIEREEIALIADIGGGTSDFSIVKVSPKNRRKIERKDDILANAGVHVGGTDLDYRLSLKQVMPLFGYQTRQRKRPELDLPNGYFHDLAQWHRIAFLYNNKTLEELKQLRAVADEPEKVDRFVRAIDDRAGHRVAGDVEGAKIILSDAATAMIDLAYIDETLHIETSRRLFEETIANECRKLSDCVAHCLKTAGVAAAEVDTVFFTGGSTFIPAIERACLVHTPQAKIVRGDKFASVGVGLTIDSGLKFGSGA; this comes from the coding sequence GTGAGCCTCGCTTGCGGGATCGATTTCGGAACCTCCAACTCCTCCGTCGGCTTCATGGCCGACGGCGAGCCGACGCTCGTCCCGCTCGAGGGCGAGAGCGTCGCCATGCCGAGCGCGATCTTCTATCCGGCCTATGGCGGCTCGCTCAGCTTCGGCCGCGCCGCGGTCGGACTTTATATCGACCGCGAGAACGGCCGGCTGTTCCGCGCGATCAAGAGCATTTTGGGCGGCTCGCTGATCCATGAGACCACCGCCGCCGGCGGCAGGCGCGTCGCCTTCACCGCAATATTGGGACGCTTTCTGCACCATTTGAAGGAGAAGACCGAGCTTCGCGCCGGCCGCTCCGTCGAAAGCGCCGTGCTCGGCCGTCCGGTGTTCTTCGTCGACGACAATGAGGCGGCCGATCGCGTCGCGCAGGATCAGCTCGCCGCGGCCGCCCATGCGCAGGGCTTCAAAAATGTCCTCTTCCAATATGAGCCCATCGCCGCCGCGCTCGACTATGAGCGGCGCATCGAGCGGGAGGAGATCGCCCTCATCGCCGACATAGGCGGCGGCACCTCCGACTTTTCCATCGTGAAGGTCTCGCCGAAGAACCGGCGCAAGATCGAGCGCAAGGACGATATTCTCGCCAATGCCGGCGTCCATGTCGGCGGCACCGACCTCGATTATCGGCTGAGCCTCAAACAAGTGATGCCCTTGTTCGGCTATCAGACGCGGCAGCGCAAACGCCCCGAGCTCGATCTGCCCAATGGCTATTTCCACGATCTCGCGCAATGGCATCGCATCGCCTTCCTCTACAACAACAAGACCCTCGAGGAGCTGAAGCAGCTGCGCGCCGTCGCCGATGAGCCGGAAAAGGTCGATCGCTTCGTGCGAGCGATCGACGATCGCGCCGGCCATCGCGTGGCGGGCGATGTGGAGGGAGCGAAGATCATTCTCTCGGACGCGGCGACCGCGATGATCGACCTCGCTTATATCGACGAGACGCTGCACATAGAGACGTCGCGGCGTCTCTTCGAGGAGACGATCGCGAATGAATGCCGCAAGCTCTCCGATTGCGTCGCCCATTGCCTGAAAACGGCCGGCGTCGCGGCCGCGGAGGTGGATACGGTGTTCTTCACCGGCGGCAGCACTTTCATTCCGGCGATCGAGCGCGCCTGCCTCGTCCATACGCCGCAGGCGAAGATCGTGCGCGGCGATAAATTCGCCAGCGTCGGCGTCGGGCTGACGATCGACTCGGGGCTGAAATTCGGGTCCGGCGCCTGA
- a CDS encoding O-antigen ligase: protein MTDAEASSAGALDELDGRGVVFCAILLVGWITFSPFADLASPETLELAEGRDVQLYAAFGLMAAASFFYVWRTDRQALASLATPTNLALAAWIGVTLVTSQEISNSLKRVVMLACVGTCCLSLFLLPRGRDDLAKLLSIVALIIVGLSYFGLIFLPHFTIHQATDIGEPQLAGDWRGVFGHKNIASAIFSMLTFIGIFVLRAGRTVEGWTIFVLSLLFVLCSGGKSSTAICLTTIILSFLAERTRNVVLWSIIVFSPLALLNFFGIGSILFPQIGAIAGSLPLDASFTGRTDIWTFAIPKAGETPIFGHGLGAFWNTAALRFGGEDTTIWAGNAAHAHNGYLDTVLAMGLPGLALAFAALIVQPARDIRSVCRRGDEPAVSLLFLQIWMFSLYLNSLESFLFERANPSWIGLLFALFGIRYLAEFKIRR, encoded by the coding sequence ATGACGGATGCGGAAGCGTCATCCGCCGGGGCGCTGGACGAGCTCGACGGCCGCGGAGTGGTGTTCTGCGCCATTCTGCTCGTCGGCTGGATCACTTTTTCGCCTTTCGCCGATCTCGCTTCGCCGGAAACGCTGGAGCTGGCGGAAGGGCGCGACGTTCAGCTCTACGCAGCCTTCGGCCTGATGGCCGCGGCGTCGTTCTTCTATGTCTGGCGGACCGACCGGCAGGCGCTCGCCAGCCTCGCCACGCCCACCAATCTGGCGCTCGCGGCCTGGATCGGCGTGACGCTGGTCACCTCGCAGGAAATCTCCAACTCGCTGAAGCGCGTGGTGATGCTCGCCTGCGTCGGAACCTGCTGCCTCTCGCTCTTCCTGCTGCCGCGCGGCCGCGACGATCTCGCCAAATTATTGAGCATCGTCGCGCTCATCATCGTCGGCCTCTCCTATTTCGGCCTGATCTTCCTGCCGCATTTCACGATCCATCAGGCGACCGACATAGGCGAGCCGCAGCTGGCCGGCGACTGGCGCGGCGTGTTCGGCCACAAGAACATCGCCAGCGCGATCTTCTCCATGCTGACCTTCATCGGCATTTTCGTGCTGCGCGCCGGACGAACCGTCGAGGGATGGACGATTTTCGTCCTCTCGCTGCTCTTCGTGCTCTGCTCGGGCGGCAAGAGCTCGACCGCCATCTGTCTGACGACGATCATTCTCTCCTTCCTCGCCGAACGCACGCGCAATGTCGTCTTGTGGTCGATCATCGTCTTCTCGCCGCTGGCGCTGCTGAATTTCTTCGGCATAGGCTCGATCCTCTTTCCGCAGATCGGGGCCATCGCCGGCTCCCTGCCGCTCGACGCCTCCTTCACCGGCCGCACCGACATATGGACTTTCGCGATTCCGAAGGCCGGCGAGACGCCGATCTTCGGCCACGGCCTCGGCGCATTCTGGAACACCGCCGCGCTGCGCTTCGGCGGCGAGGACACGACGATCTGGGCCGGCAACGCCGCCCATGCCCATAATGGCTATCTCGACACTGTGCTGGCGATGGGCCTGCCGGGTCTGGCGCTCGCCTTCGCGGCGCTGATCGTGCAGCCGGCGCGCGATATTCGGAGCGTCTGCAGGCGCGGCGACGAGCCGGCGGTCTCATTGCTTTTCCTACAGATTTGGATGTTCAGCCTCTATCTCAACTCGCTCGAGAGCTTTTTGTTCGAGCGCGCAAATCCGAGCTGGATCGGATTGCTCTTCGCCCTTTTCGGCATTCGCTACCTCGCCGAATTCAAGATTCGGCGCTGA
- a CDS encoding MFS transporter codes for MPETSEGLTDVEDESLAEAARRLKAIVVGSLGNLVEWYDFYVYSAFSLYFANSFFPGDDPVAQMLSSAGVFALGFFMRPIGGALFGEIGDRFGRRRALTLSVLLMCLGSLIVAATPSYATIGEAAPALLLFARLLQGLSLGGEYGSSATYLCEMAASRRRGFYSSFQYVTLIGGQLTALLVLLVLQNLVFTPEELRAYGWRTPFAIGAGLALFALIMRRDLEETQAFAAEASRRRRSSLRALLSYPREAATVVGLTMGGTLAFYVYTTYIQKFLKLSAGLSDAQTTWISAGSLTFAMALQPAYGALSDRIGRRPLLIAFGVLGSLFTVPLMTAIQTARDPWTAFALVLAGWLIVGAYTSINALVKAELFPASVRVTGVAVPYAIAVSLFGGTAEYVALWFKREGHESWFYYYVSAAIFCSLIVYARMPETRSASRIDAERAR; via the coding sequence TTGCCGGAGACGAGCGAGGGGCTGACGGACGTCGAAGACGAGAGCCTCGCGGAGGCGGCGCGCCGGTTGAAGGCGATCGTCGTCGGCTCGCTCGGCAATCTGGTCGAATGGTATGATTTCTACGTTTATTCGGCCTTCTCGCTCTATTTCGCCAATTCCTTCTTCCCCGGCGACGATCCGGTCGCGCAAATGCTGTCGAGCGCCGGCGTGTTCGCGCTCGGCTTCTTCATGCGGCCGATCGGCGGCGCATTGTTCGGGGAGATCGGCGATCGTTTCGGGCGCCGGCGCGCGCTGACTCTGTCCGTGCTGCTGATGTGTCTCGGCTCGCTCATCGTCGCCGCGACGCCGAGCTATGCGACGATCGGCGAGGCGGCGCCGGCGCTGCTCTTGTTCGCGCGGCTGCTGCAGGGCCTCAGCCTCGGCGGCGAATATGGATCTTCGGCCACCTATCTCTGCGAGATGGCGGCCTCGCGCCGGCGCGGATTCTATTCGAGCTTCCAATATGTCACGCTCATCGGCGGCCAGCTGACGGCGCTTCTCGTGCTGCTCGTCCTGCAAAATCTCGTCTTCACGCCGGAGGAGTTGCGGGCCTATGGCTGGCGCACTCCTTTCGCGATCGGCGCAGGGCTGGCGCTGTTCGCGCTGATCATGCGGCGCGATCTCGAGGAGACGCAGGCTTTTGCCGCGGAGGCTTCGCGGCGGCGGCGCAGCTCCTTGCGCGCGCTTTTATCCTATCCGCGCGAGGCGGCGACGGTCGTCGGGCTGACGATGGGCGGCACGCTCGCCTTCTATGTCTACACCACCTACATTCAGAAATTCCTGAAGCTCTCCGCCGGGCTCAGCGACGCGCAGACGACATGGATCAGCGCCGGCTCGCTCACCTTCGCCATGGCGTTGCAGCCGGCCTATGGCGCGCTGTCGGATCGCATCGGCAGGCGTCCGCTGCTCATCGCCTTCGGCGTTCTCGGAAGCCTGTTCACCGTGCCGCTGATGACGGCGATCCAGACCGCGCGCGATCCTTGGACGGCTTTTGCGCTGGTGCTGGCGGGCTGGCTCATCGTCGGCGCCTATACGTCGATCAATGCGCTGGTGAAGGCGGAGCTGTTTCCCGCCTCGGTGCGGGTGACGGGCGTCGCCGTGCCTTATGCGATCGCCGTTTCGTTGTTCGGCGGTACGGCGGAATATGTCGCGCTCTGGTTCAAGCGCGAGGGGCATGAGAGCTGGTTCTATTATTATGTCAGCGCGGCGATCTTCTGCTCGCTGATCGTCTATGCGCGGATGCCGGAGACGCGCTCCGCCTCGCGAATCGATGCGGAGCGCGCCCGCTGA
- a CDS encoding c-type cytochrome, whose amino-acid sequence MNFPRRLFQSLALLAGFCTPAVAADAAHGKRIAERWCASCHVVTSAQKSALADAPSFADVAQRRADAKALANFLVDPHPKMPDMHLSRREIDDIVAYIRSLDPRPRPPEQQLDRYERPKNG is encoded by the coding sequence ATGAACTTTCCGCGCCGCCTCTTTCAGTCGCTCGCCCTTCTCGCGGGTTTTTGCACGCCGGCCGTCGCCGCCGACGCCGCCCATGGCAAGCGCATCGCCGAGCGCTGGTGCGCGTCCTGCCATGTGGTGACGAGCGCCCAGAAATCCGCTTTGGCGGACGCGCCCTCCTTCGCCGACGTCGCCCAGCGCCGCGCCGACGCCAAGGCTCTGGCCAATTTCCTGGTCGATCCGCATCCGAAAATGCCGGACATGCATCTGTCGCGGCGCGAGATCGACGATATCGTCGCCTATATTCGCAGCCTCGACCCCCGCCCGCGCCCGCCCGAGCAGCAGCTCGACCGCTATGAGCGGCCGAAGAACGGGTGA
- a CDS encoding response regulator, which translates to MTKTDAILLVEDDAEIGELISRYLQTHQIDVVVVADGGAMDTALSRREFDLVILDLNLPGENGLSICRRLRADRNLPIVIVTAQGEDVDRILGLEMGADDYLVKPFNPRELLARIRSVLRRARAAFTSRDEASSRYYLFEGWRVDIMAHQVTTPAGTKVALTSAEFDLLYALCERPNRVLTRDQLIDLTHGPTAGPFQRSIDVLISRLRQKMEGDPKNPRYIQTIRSEGYLFTPQVVRA; encoded by the coding sequence GTGACGAAGACAGATGCGATCCTCCTGGTCGAAGACGACGCCGAAATCGGCGAATTGATCTCTCGCTATCTGCAGACCCATCAGATCGACGTCGTCGTCGTCGCCGATGGCGGCGCGATGGACACGGCGCTCTCGCGGCGCGAGTTCGATCTCGTGATCCTCGATCTCAATCTGCCGGGCGAGAACGGCCTCTCCATCTGCCGCCGGCTGCGCGCCGACCGCAATCTGCCGATCGTCATCGTCACCGCGCAGGGCGAGGACGTCGACCGCATTCTCGGCCTCGAGATGGGCGCGGACGATTATCTGGTGAAACCCTTCAATCCGCGCGAATTGCTCGCCCGCATCCGCTCCGTGCTGCGCCGGGCGCGCGCCGCTTTCACCAGCCGGGACGAAGCCAGCTCTCGCTACTATCTCTTCGAGGGATGGCGCGTCGACATAATGGCGCATCAGGTGACGACGCCGGCGGGCACCAAAGTGGCGCTGACCAGCGCCGAATTCGATCTCCTCTACGCGCTGTGCGAAAGACCCAACCGCGTGCTGACGCGCGACCAGCTCATCGATCTGACGCATGGCCCGACCGCCGGCCCCTTCCAGCGCAGCATAGACGTGCTCATCAGCCGGCTGCGCCAGAAGATGGAGGGCGACCCGAAGAACCCGCGCTACATCCAGACCATTCGCTCGGAGGGCTATTTGTTCACGCCGCAGGTGGTGCGCGCGTGA
- a CDS encoding HAMP domain-containing sensor histidine kinase, which yields MRRFWRGLRPDHLGGQIAILVLASIVLFHVCVTIVVQLFHYERTFREDRVYREERAPHSHGASIETAAALAWAFDLAPVDEREQLLATLGDLSRGPRPELAAERPPAAQTARAEPSPGALRTRLWPGAEIFASAPDGHSVTVALRKGGYLTLTPPPREMRREGFRDGGPRGPPPGGDFPGAQPPPQSSLAPPPDLPPLTGIWLGSALLFLICAAILTFWTSSAVVAPLVALARQAEKFPSDSGECELLVEKGPQEVRDLTRSLNRMQARIYSMIAARSRVLAAISHDLRTIITRMRLRAEFIDDEPLRAKMLHDVDLMDSMLYKNLLFLREERYRHTQEIVDLDSVLQTVADQFADLGHDVAYEGDGRRMVIGSLTDLQRVFANLVENAVAHGRSIVISVAQTAEDGVQIDVADDGPGIPDAEKAQVVEPFVRGQPGRNLNEHGGFGLGLSIVRALVEEAGGTLRLLDREPHGLVARVTLRPAEKATAEVAAA from the coding sequence GTGAGACGTTTTTGGCGCGGGCTGCGGCCCGATCATCTGGGTGGGCAGATCGCCATTCTAGTGCTCGCCTCCATCGTGCTGTTCCACGTCTGCGTGACGATCGTGGTGCAGCTTTTCCACTATGAGCGCACGTTTCGAGAAGACCGCGTGTATCGCGAGGAGCGCGCGCCGCACTCTCACGGCGCGTCGATCGAGACGGCGGCCGCCCTCGCCTGGGCCTTCGATCTCGCGCCTGTGGACGAGCGCGAGCAGCTTCTCGCCACGCTCGGCGATCTATCGCGCGGACCGCGGCCGGAGCTCGCCGCGGAGCGTCCGCCCGCGGCGCAGACGGCCCGCGCCGAGCCCTCGCCCGGCGCTTTGCGCACGCGTCTGTGGCCGGGCGCCGAAATCTTCGCATCCGCGCCCGACGGCCATTCCGTCACCGTCGCGCTGCGCAAGGGCGGCTATCTGACGCTCACCCCGCCGCCGCGGGAAATGCGACGCGAGGGCTTCCGCGATGGCGGCCCGCGCGGCCCGCCGCCGGGGGGCGATTTCCCCGGCGCACAGCCTCCGCCACAGAGCAGCCTGGCGCCGCCCCCCGACCTGCCGCCCTTGACGGGCATCTGGCTCGGCTCGGCGCTGCTCTTCCTGATCTGCGCCGCAATACTGACCTTCTGGACCTCGAGCGCCGTCGTCGCGCCGCTCGTCGCGCTCGCGCGCCAGGCCGAGAAATTCCCGAGCGATTCGGGCGAATGCGAGCTGCTGGTCGAGAAAGGACCGCAGGAGGTTCGCGATCTGACGCGCTCGCTCAACCGGATGCAGGCGCGCATCTATTCGATGATCGCGGCGCGCTCGCGCGTCTTGGCGGCGATCAGCCATGATCTGCGCACCATCATCACGCGCATGCGTCTGCGCGCCGAATTCATCGACGACGAGCCCTTGCGCGCCAAAATGCTGCACGACGTCGACCTCATGGATTCGATGCTCTACAAGAACCTTCTCTTCCTGCGCGAGGAGCGCTACCGCCACACGCAGGAGATCGTCGATCTCGACAGCGTGCTGCAGACCGTGGCCGATCAATTCGCCGATCTCGGCCATGACGTCGCCTATGAGGGCGACGGGCGGCGGATGGTGATCGGCTCGCTCACCGATCTGCAGCGCGTGTTCGCCAATCTCGTCGAGAACGCCGTCGCCCATGGACGCAGCATCGTCATCTCGGTGGCCCAGACAGCCGAGGATGGCGTCCAGATCGACGTCGCCGACGATGGGCCGGGCATTCCCGACGCGGAGAAGGCGCAGGTCGTCGAGCCTTTCGTGCGCGGTCAGCCGGGGCGCAACCTCAACGAGCATGGCGGCTTCGGCCTCGGCCTCTCCATCGTGCGCGCCCTCGTCGAGGAGGCGGGCGGCACGCTGCGGCTGCTCGATCGCGAGCCGCATGGGCTCGTCGCCCGCGTGACGCTGCGCCCGGCCGAAAAGGCGACAGCGGAGGTGGCGGCGGCCTGA
- a CDS encoding glycosyltransferase family 2 protein — MTQTSRRLPEPAAAPVFDASSVEAVVCIPTFRRPDMLATTLESIEAQATKVAFAVVVVDNDAAAPVGLEVAQSFFRDGRLSGVATVEPRQGNVHAINAAFRLARERYPAAQYFLMIDDDERAEPQWLDEMVACARLQGADIVGGPVTPIFPEEASPAFRDHPVFWPAFGETGPVPIIYGTGNCLLRREVFDGLAAPSLDPSFNFLGGGDTEFFTRCRRAGFTFFWRQEAQIYEQVTPGRLALGWVLRRSLATGAINYSIDRLAAHSLRERFVLVAKNFALAPVSLQRAWRMLRESRHPLAATHPIGIAVGRLLASVGLMPQPYRYSS; from the coding sequence ATGACCCAAACTTCGCGACGCCTCCCCGAACCCGCCGCGGCGCCTGTCTTCGACGCCTCTTCCGTCGAAGCGGTCGTCTGCATTCCGACCTTCCGTCGTCCCGACATGCTCGCGACGACGCTGGAGTCGATCGAAGCGCAGGCGACGAAAGTCGCCTTCGCCGTCGTCGTCGTGGACAATGACGCCGCCGCGCCGGTCGGCCTCGAGGTCGCGCAGTCCTTCTTTCGCGATGGACGTCTTTCCGGCGTCGCGACGGTCGAGCCGCGTCAGGGCAATGTCCATGCGATCAACGCGGCCTTTCGTCTGGCGCGCGAGCGCTATCCCGCCGCGCAATATTTTCTGATGATCGACGACGACGAGCGCGCCGAGCCGCAATGGCTCGACGAAATGGTCGCCTGCGCGCGTCTGCAGGGCGCCGATATCGTCGGCGGCCCGGTGACGCCCATCTTCCCCGAGGAGGCGAGCCCCGCTTTTCGCGATCATCCAGTGTTCTGGCCCGCTTTCGGCGAGACCGGCCCGGTGCCGATCATCTATGGCACCGGCAATTGCCTGCTGCGGCGCGAGGTGTTCGACGGGCTCGCGGCGCCCTCGCTCGATCCGAGCTTCAATTTTCTCGGCGGCGGCGATACGGAGTTCTTCACGCGCTGCCGTCGCGCCGGCTTCACCTTCTTCTGGCGCCAGGAGGCGCAAATCTATGAGCAGGTGACGCCCGGCCGGCTCGCGCTCGGCTGGGTGCTGCGCCGCAGCCTCGCCACCGGCGCGATCAATTACAGCATAGACCGCCTCGCCGCGCACAGCCTGCGCGAGCGCTTCGTGCTCGTCGCCAAGAATTTCGCTCTGGCGCCGGTCTCGCTGCAGCGCGCATGGCGCATGTTGAGAGAGTCCAGGCATCCGCTCGCCGCCACCCATCCGATCGGCATCGCTGTCGGCCGGCTGCTCGCCTCGGTGGGGCTGATGCCGCAACCCTATCGCTATTCCTCATGA
- the queE gene encoding 7-carboxy-7-deazaguanine synthase, producing the protein MAYAVKEAFKTLQGEGRHAGRAAVFCRFAGCNLWSGREADRAAATCRFCDTDFIGVDGENGDKFSGAEALAAHLALLWGESRERRFAVLTGGEPMLQIDAALLDALHAEGFEIAVETNGTLAVPTAVDWICVSPKAGAPLVQTTGDELKLVYPQKGAEPELFEGLSFDHFLLQPMDGPDVLRNTRAAIDYCLAHPLWRFSHQTHKAIGVK; encoded by the coding sequence ATGGCCTATGCGGTCAAAGAAGCCTTCAAGACGCTGCAGGGGGAGGGTCGCCATGCCGGGCGGGCCGCCGTCTTCTGCCGTTTTGCCGGCTGCAATCTGTGGAGCGGCCGCGAGGCCGACCGCGCGGCGGCGACCTGCCGCTTCTGCGACACGGATTTCATCGGCGTCGACGGCGAGAATGGCGACAAATTCTCGGGCGCCGAAGCCCTCGCCGCCCATCTGGCGCTTCTGTGGGGTGAAAGCCGCGAGCGGCGTTTCGCCGTCTTGACCGGCGGCGAGCCCATGTTGCAAATCGACGCCGCGCTGCTCGACGCGCTCCATGCCGAGGGCTTCGAGATCGCGGTCGAGACCAATGGGACGCTCGCAGTCCCGACTGCGGTCGACTGGATCTGCGTCAGCCCCAAGGCGGGCGCGCCGCTGGTCCAGACGACGGGGGACGAGCTCAAGCTCGTCTATCCGCAGAAGGGCGCCGAGCCGGAGCTGTTCGAGGGGCTCTCCTTCGACCATTTCCTGCTGCAACCCATGGACGGGCCGGACGTATTGCGCAATACGAGGGCGGCGATCGACTATTGCCTGGCGCATCCGCTGTGGCGGTTCTCGCACCAGACGCACAAGGCTATCGGAGTGAAATGA
- a CDS encoding 6-pyruvoyl trahydropterin synthase family protein: MTIQFEVYREFCFEAAHALYDPEHPTGGKYRNLHGHSFRVRVTLRGPRQAGEEWVMDLGKLGARLQELRERLDHSFLNELEGLGKPTLENLCVYIWKDIESSLPAIHEVGVFRDTCNEGCVLKKQ, from the coding sequence ATGACCATCCAGTTCGAAGTCTATCGGGAGTTCTGCTTCGAGGCGGCGCACGCCCTCTATGATCCGGAGCACCCGACCGGCGGCAAATACCGCAATCTGCACGGGCATTCCTTCCGCGTGCGGGTGACGCTGCGCGGGCCGCGGCAAGCGGGCGAGGAGTGGGTCATGGACCTCGGCAAGCTCGGCGCGCGGCTGCAAGAGCTGCGCGAGCGGCTGGACCATTCCTTCCTCAACGAGCTGGAAGGCCTCGGCAAGCCGACGCTCGAGAATTTGTGCGTCTATATATGGAAGGATATCGAGTCCTCGCTGCCGGCGATCCACGAGGTCGGCGTTTTCCGCGACACCTGCAACGAAGGCTGCGTGCTGAAGAAGCAGTGA